In Desulfuromonadales bacterium, one DNA window encodes the following:
- a CDS encoding citrate lyase ligase, whose protein sequence is MVTQLISQRDLQLARNLVESSGLAFEENFDVLVGIFEAGALVAVAARQENILKMFAIAPSHRGGPA, encoded by the coding sequence ATGGTGACGCAACTGATCAGCCAACGCGACCTGCAGCTGGCCAGAAACCTGGTCGAAAGCAGCGGCCTCGCCTTCGAGGAGAACTTCGATGTCCTCGTCGGCATTTTCGAGGCGGGTGCCCTGGTGGCGGTGGCGGCGCGGCAGGAGAACATCCTGAAAATGTTCGCCATCGCCCCGTCCCACCGTGGCGGCCCGGC